A genomic window from Labrus bergylta chromosome 7, fLabBer1.1, whole genome shotgun sequence includes:
- the e2f4 gene encoding transcription factor E2F4 gives MMEVETASNRGELGAMGDALQPQTPSRHEKSLGLLTTKFVTLLQEAKDGVLDLKAAADTLAVRQKRRIYDITNVLEGIGLIEKKSKNSIQWKGVGPGCNTREIADKLIDLKAELDDLALREHELDQQKVWVQQSIKNVTDDSNNSPVAYVKHEDLCGAFKGDTLLAIRAPIGTQLEVPVPEAVLNGQRKYQIRLKSSSGPIEVLLVNKDPSSASPVVLPVPPPDDVLQSLPAPTPTSQPPAAAPQVPKASPAGSIKHVPAIASVPAANQTASVPEVTSTTSLTPTTDAPAVTQQLQSSASLDGSVSSSASAVFEPIKSDPSELLDFPKELSDMFDPTKEIMSGDLLEDLMSSEVFSPLLRLSPPPSDHDYIYNLDETEGLCDLFDVPILNL, from the exons ATGATGGAGGTGGAGACGGCCAGTAACAGAGGCGAACTGGGAGCTATGGGGGACGCTCTGCAGCCACAGACTCCCAGCAGGCACGAGAAGAGTCTGGGACTGCTCACAACCAAATTTGTGACTCTATTACAGGAGGCAAAGGACGGAGTGCTGGATCTGAAAGCG GCGGCAGACACCTTGGCAGTGAGGCAGAAACGACGAATCTATGACATCACTAATGTTTTGGAGGGAATTGGACTTATAGAGAAGAAATCCAAGAACAGCATCCAGTGGAA gGGTGTAGGTCCAGGCTGTAACACCAGAGAGATTGCTGATAAGCTGATTGATCTGAAGGCTGAGCTGGATGACCTGGCTCTCAGGGAACATGAGCTGGACCAGCAGAAGGTCTGGGTTCAACAGAGCATCAAGAATGTCACAGACGACTCCAACAACAGCC CTGTAGCatatgtaaaacatgaagacCTCTGTGGAGCTTTCAAAG GGGACACACTCCTAGCAATCCGAGCTCCCATTGGCACACAACTCGAGGTCCCCGTACCTGAAGCT GTCCTCAACGGGCAGAGAAAGTACCAGATCCGTCTCAAGAGTTCATCTGGTCCCATCGAGGTTCTGCTCGTCAATAAGGACCCGTCCAGTGCCTCCCCCGTTGTTTTACCCGTCCCTCCTCCTGATGATGTCCTTCAAAGCCTCCCAGCACCGACGCCTACCTCTCAgccgcctgctgctgccccCCAG GTGCCCAAAGCATCTCCAGCAGGTTCTATAAAACACGTTCCTGCCATAGCATCAGTCCCAGCAGCCAACCAGACAGCCTCAGTGCCAG AAGTGACGAGCACCACGTCACTTACCCCAACTACAGACGCCCCTGCAGTTACCCAGCAGCTACAGTCCTCAGCCTCATTGGACGGATCGGTGTCCTCTTCTGCCTCTGCAGTATTTGAACCAATTAAATCAGACCCCTCTGAAT TGTTGGACTTTCCCAAAGAGCTCTCAGACATGTTCGATCCAACAAAAG AGATCATGAGTGGAGACCTGTTAGAGGACTTGATGTCATCAGAAG TGTTCTCGCCTCTCCTCCGTCTCTCACCTCCACCCAGCGACCACGACTACATTTACAACCTGGACGAAACAGAAGGCCTGTGTGACCTCTTCGACGTCCCCATTCTCAACCTCTGA